Genomic segment of Deltaproteobacteria bacterium:
CTATGCCCCTCACTTTGGGGTTAGACCTCTCCCCTTAAGCTACTATCCTTAAAAAGGAGTGAGTAGCTATTAAATACGCTTAATATTTATTGACACTTATTTTTTATCATATATATTAATACTATGATAGAGCGTCAGTTAAAAGCTTGGTTGGGGGAGCAGGTACAGAATCCCCAAGTTGTTCAGATTCAGGGTTTGCGGCAGACCGGCAAGACCACCCTCATGGAACAGTTCCGTGAACAATTCCCCGGATCGCTCCATTATCCGCTCCAAAATTTGGTCATCTTGCAACGTTACCGTGGAGAACCGGAAAGATGGGTTCTCGAAATTGAGCAGGAGCTCTCAAAACGAGCGAAAGAGACCCCTGCTGTTTTGCCTGTTTTTGTTGATGAGGTTCAGAAGATACCGGCCTTCTATCAGGCCATTCAGGGTCTGTATGATGCGCACAAGGGAAGGATCAAGTTCTGGATATGGGGTTCCTCGGCACGGCCCATCAAGAGGAATGGGGCTGAAACACTGGCCGGGCGCGTTTTTACAAGAATTCTCTGGCCGTTTTCACAGTCTGAAGTTTTTCAGAAAGAAAGCGTTGTTTCCCATCTCGCCGCACCGGAGACCCTGTCCTCGTTGGGTAGTGCAGAACCGATCGGTTATTCGGAGTTTCTGACGCGGTTTTTTTCACAGAGCCTTCTCCCCGAACCTTATCTTGAAGAGGTCCGGGAAAAGTCCTTTGCCATCCTCGAATCGTACCAAAGCACCTACCTTGAAAATGAAATAAGACGTGAAAATCTGGTTCGGGATATCGGCCTCTTTCAAAGGTTCCTGGTATTGGCCGCTTCCGAAAACGGGAATAACGCCAATTATGCGGCACAGGCCAAAGTTTTGGGGATTAGTCCGCTCACAGTGCAAAATTACTACCATCTGCTGGAAGACACCTTTGTTTGCAGTCTGCTTCCGGCCTACAGCCAGTCTTTCAGGGTTCAGGTCGCTAAAAGCCCGCGCATTTGCTTTTCTGATGTGGGTCTCGCACGTTTTGTAGCTGGAGAACGAGGCCTCGTTCATGAGGGGACAGCCGCTTATGGCAAGATCTTCGAACCTTTCGTTGTCATGGAGGTTAAAAAACAGATAGACTATCATCAGCTTCCCTGGAAACTGTTTTACTTCAGAACAAAAACAGGGGTGGAGGTCGATCTTGTTGTGAAAGC
This window contains:
- a CDS encoding ATP-binding protein — protein: MIERQLKAWLGEQVQNPQVVQIQGLRQTGKTTLMEQFREQFPGSLHYPLQNLVILQRYRGEPERWVLEIEQELSKRAKETPAVLPVFVDEVQKIPAFYQAIQGLYDAHKGRIKFWIWGSSARPIKRNGAETLAGRVFTRILWPFSQSEVFQKESVVSHLAAPETLSSLGSAEPIGYSEFLTRFFSQSLLPEPYLEEVREKSFAILESYQSTYLENEIRRENLVRDIGLFQRFLVLAASENGNNANYAAQAKVLGISPLTVQNYYHLLEDTFVCSLLPAYSQSFRVQVAKSPRICFSDVGLARFVAGERGLVHEGTAAYGKIFEPFVVMEVKKQIDYHQLPWKLFYFRTKTGVEVDLVVKAPGQTFACEIKSEKKIGPGDFRGIQKLMNLDPTIQHGIVFSLDPRMGPVAPRIYNVPVWNL